The Streptomyces aurantiacus genome includes a region encoding these proteins:
- a CDS encoding ABC transporter substrate-binding protein produces the protein MPRKIRTIAATAAATALLLTGACNSASTGGTPKSEDSVRGVTDTSVKVGGIVSMTTASGYSKKDTDLGAKARFDRANAEGGVNGRDIEYLGAEDDGQDPARNLAAARKLVQQDRVFAIAPMSSTTFSGADFLQKQRVPTFGWGTLPSFCGPSYIYGFGGCMVPMPGGTISQTWPEGLEQVLGGARGRSVAILANDSDAGKFAIRTYRQSFASAGFKVTFAKPSVPATSVPSDWSAYTKEILRSDGGRAPDAIVSVMQTPYNIGLFTAVKRTGYAGVLTDPTDYDPGLLTKSATRKALDGVHVLLSFQPFEQESAAMTRFRKDIRKAAGEDVPLNMHMMTGYMSADLFLAIAEKAGRKLTVASFQEAADGFTDTGTLVGDRAEPKGQKESFGCGALVQLKDGEYTVSAPFRCYPPIPFK, from the coding sequence GTGCCGCGAAAGATCCGGACCATCGCCGCCACAGCGGCCGCAACCGCCCTGCTGCTCACGGGCGCCTGCAACTCGGCCTCCACCGGCGGCACTCCGAAGTCGGAAGACTCCGTACGCGGAGTCACCGACACCTCCGTCAAGGTCGGCGGCATCGTGTCGATGACGACCGCCAGCGGCTACTCGAAGAAGGACACCGACCTCGGCGCCAAGGCACGCTTCGACCGCGCCAACGCCGAAGGCGGGGTGAACGGACGGGACATCGAGTACCTGGGCGCGGAGGACGACGGCCAGGATCCGGCCAGGAACCTGGCGGCGGCGCGCAAACTCGTCCAGCAGGACAGGGTGTTCGCGATCGCACCGATGAGTTCGACGACGTTCTCCGGCGCCGACTTCCTGCAGAAGCAGCGGGTCCCCACCTTCGGCTGGGGCACACTGCCGTCCTTCTGCGGACCGTCGTACATCTACGGATTCGGCGGCTGCATGGTGCCGATGCCCGGCGGCACCATCTCGCAGACGTGGCCCGAGGGCCTCGAACAGGTGCTGGGCGGCGCCAGGGGCCGCAGCGTGGCGATCCTCGCCAACGACAGCGACGCGGGGAAGTTCGCCATCCGCACCTACCGTCAGAGCTTCGCGTCGGCCGGTTTCAAGGTGACGTTCGCCAAGCCGTCGGTGCCCGCGACCTCCGTGCCGAGCGACTGGTCGGCGTACACGAAGGAGATCCTGCGCAGCGACGGCGGCAGGGCGCCGGACGCGATCGTCTCCGTGATGCAGACCCCGTACAACATCGGTCTGTTCACGGCGGTCAAGCGGACGGGATACGCCGGCGTGCTCACCGATCCGACCGACTACGACCCGGGGCTGCTGACCAAGAGCGCGACACGCAAGGCGCTCGACGGGGTGCACGTCCTGCTGTCGTTCCAGCCGTTCGAGCAGGAGAGCGCGGCCATGACGCGGTTCAGGAAGGACATCAGGAAGGCCGCGGGCGAGGACGTGCCCCTGAACATGCACATGATGACCGGTTACATGTCGGCCGATCTGTTCCTCGCCATCGCCGAGAAGGCCGGCAGGAAGCTGACCGTGGCGTCCTTCCAGGAGGCGGCGGACGGGTTCACGGACACCGGCACGCTGGTCGGCGACCGGGCCGAACCGAAGGGCCAGAAGGAGTCGTTCGGCTGCGGGGCGCTCGTCCAGCTCAAGGACGGCGAGTACACCGTGTCGGCGCCCTTCAGGTGCTATCCGCCGATCCCCTTCAAGTAG